A single region of the Phycisphaerae bacterium genome encodes:
- the alr gene encoding alanine racemase, whose product MRSDLVAHISIDNLVHNFRSLREACRSHLVKLCAPLKADAYGHGLKIVAPALHAAGADYGAVANLTEAIELRAVGWVKPILVLGNVLAVADEKERRERIDAVVEHDLTLTVVDEETVRHLREHNPPTGVRVHVKVDTGMGRMGVMPDRVGELVRSIRVARCLQFVGIYSHFATADMKQRELARKQLSLFNHVLTAIRVNLPPGVIKHISNSAATIAMPDAHLDMVRPGLALYGYYPASHMAELIYLKPVLRLTTHLASVKELPVGHCVGYGQTFTTKRPTRIGIIPAGYFDGFIRMLSNNAVVGTPGGDAPVVGRVSMDQFAVDLTDLPPMGVGTPVTLIDDKPGRPNSVAGIAKRMNTIPYEVTCLLGSRVERTPTTSLVGVHAPVTIPSSVNAPPVGGSARLVS is encoded by the coding sequence ATGAGATCGGATCTCGTAGCTCACATCAGCATCGACAACCTGGTACATAACTTTCGATCGCTCAGAGAGGCCTGTCGATCCCATCTCGTCAAACTCTGCGCGCCGCTGAAGGCGGATGCGTACGGCCACGGGCTCAAAATCGTCGCCCCGGCTCTTCATGCCGCAGGTGCGGATTACGGCGCGGTCGCCAATTTGACGGAGGCGATTGAACTCAGAGCGGTCGGCTGGGTGAAGCCGATTCTGGTGCTGGGAAATGTGCTGGCCGTCGCGGATGAGAAGGAGCGACGGGAACGGATCGACGCGGTCGTCGAACATGACCTGACGCTGACGGTTGTTGACGAGGAAACAGTCCGGCACCTGCGCGAGCACAACCCGCCGACGGGGGTGCGTGTTCACGTGAAGGTTGATACCGGCATGGGCCGTATGGGAGTGATGCCGGACCGAGTCGGCGAGTTGGTGCGGAGCATTCGAGTCGCCCGGTGTTTGCAGTTTGTCGGTATCTATTCCCACTTCGCGACAGCTGACATGAAGCAGCGCGAGTTGGCACGCAAACAGCTTTCGCTCTTCAATCACGTTTTGACGGCGATTCGGGTCAACCTGCCGCCCGGCGTGATCAAGCACATTTCGAACAGCGCCGCGACCATCGCCATGCCCGACGCGCATCTCGACATGGTGCGCCCGGGGCTTGCCCTCTATGGGTATTATCCGGCCTCACACATGGCAGAACTGATCTATCTCAAGCCGGTTCTGCGGTTGACGACCCATCTTGCTTCGGTCAAGGAACTGCCCGTGGGGCATTGTGTGGGATATGGTCAGACTTTCACGACAAAACGACCAACGCGCATCGGGATCATTCCGGCAGGATATTTCGACGGGTTCATTCGCATGCTCTCCAACAATGCGGTCGTCGGCACGCCCGGCGGTGACGCACCGGTCGTCGGGCGCGTCAGTATGGATCAATTCGCGGTTGATCTGACGGACCTTCCTCCGATGGGCGTTGGTACCCCGGTTACTTTAATCGACGACAAGCCTGGCCGACCGAACTCTGTGGCCGGGATCGCGAAGCGAATGAACACAATTCCCTATGAAGTGACCTGCCTGCTCGGCTCACGGGTCGAGAGAACTCCCACCACGTCGCTCGTCGGCGTCCACGCTCCGGTGACAATACCGTCATCCGTAAATGCGCCGCCGGTCGGCGGTTCGGCGCGTCTCGTTTCGTGA
- a CDS encoding DPP IV N-terminal domain-containing protein translates to MKTRRPPIRFLFRMLGLQLLVALSALGASWGCSAARPAGADAPIDTSFLLELSVTRNYSNGRPSRISLTPDGSAVLFLRSGPRDVVQSLYEMDVATQEVRCFLRAEDLLAGKREALSAEERAARERSRESRQGLTWYELSQDGASILTGLSGDLYVIRRADGHITKLARLDQPARDARFSPDGQFVSCIRGYDLHVINLKTNEDSALTTGGTQDRAFGTAEFVAAEEMDRRTGYWWTGDSRHLAYTEVDQTQVPTRYIFNPIHPNDPAQGWRYPNAGASNARVRLGIVSVTGGDTSWVEWDSAAYPYLATVRSEKDMPLTMYVQTRDQTEAILYRIDATTGEKSELLREHDDAWINIDPSMPKWIDEGSRFLWTSERTGETRLELRDDDGRFVNAYAFDAARFAGVVSVQHARKELVARVASRPGQSQLVRLRIDGSGAVRITEGVGSHGGTFSRDGDNWVHSASLVDGREILAVRNRGGEHLVDLPSEAQQPPFMPNVEWTQVRFEGREFEAVIQRPRDFRPGRKYPVIESVYGGPGHSVVSSAARSYLRNQWMADQGFIVVQCDTRGTPGRDRDWERTIKGDVIDTPLQEHAGIVTELCRRYGEMDARRIGIYGWSFGGYFSAMAVLRQPSVYHAAVAGAPVTDWIDYDTHYTERYLGVPPTAEDLSAANGAEAAETVAEAYRRCDANTYAEQLTRPLLLIHGTTDDNVYFQHTLKLHDALFRAGRHHELLVLSGFTHMVPDPIVTTRLNERIVRFFKMNL, encoded by the coding sequence GTGAAAACTCGACGCCCTCCTATTCGCTTCCTCTTTCGGATGCTCGGACTCCAGCTGCTGGTCGCGCTGTCGGCGCTTGGTGCATCGTGGGGCTGCTCTGCCGCCCGACCGGCCGGGGCTGATGCACCGATTGACACGAGCTTCCTCCTCGAACTGTCCGTCACGCGAAACTATTCGAATGGCCGGCCATCGCGAATATCCCTCACGCCGGACGGATCGGCGGTTCTGTTCCTGCGCAGCGGACCACGCGATGTCGTCCAGAGTCTTTATGAAATGGACGTAGCCACCCAGGAAGTGCGGTGCTTTCTTCGCGCGGAAGATCTGCTCGCCGGCAAACGAGAGGCACTCTCCGCCGAGGAACGTGCCGCACGCGAACGCAGCCGGGAGTCCCGACAGGGTCTGACATGGTACGAATTATCACAAGACGGCGCCAGCATACTCACCGGCCTGAGCGGCGATCTCTACGTCATTCGCCGCGCGGATGGACACATCACCAAGCTTGCCAGACTTGATCAACCCGCCCGCGACGCCCGCTTCTCACCCGATGGCCAGTTCGTCTCGTGTATTCGAGGATATGACCTTCATGTTATCAATCTGAAGACCAACGAAGACAGCGCGCTGACGACCGGAGGCACCCAGGACCGCGCGTTCGGCACCGCCGAGTTTGTGGCAGCTGAGGAAATGGACCGTCGGACCGGATACTGGTGGACAGGTGATTCCCGGCACCTTGCATACACCGAAGTCGATCAAACCCAGGTGCCGACTCGCTACATATTCAACCCAATCCACCCGAACGATCCAGCGCAGGGCTGGCGGTATCCGAACGCAGGCGCGAGCAACGCTCGTGTACGGCTGGGTATCGTAAGCGTCACCGGAGGCGATACCTCATGGGTGGAGTGGGACTCGGCGGCTTATCCTTATCTGGCGACCGTCCGAAGTGAGAAGGACATGCCGCTCACCATGTACGTTCAGACACGCGACCAAACCGAAGCGATATTGTATCGCATAGACGCCACAACCGGTGAGAAAAGCGAACTCCTTCGCGAACACGACGACGCGTGGATCAACATCGACCCATCGATGCCGAAGTGGATCGATGAAGGATCGAGATTCCTCTGGACCAGCGAGCGAACGGGGGAAACCCGCCTGGAACTTCGCGATGACGACGGACGCTTCGTCAATGCGTACGCCTTCGACGCCGCGCGTTTTGCCGGTGTCGTCTCGGTACAGCACGCTCGAAAGGAACTGGTCGCGCGCGTTGCGTCGCGACCGGGGCAGTCCCAACTTGTCCGCCTCCGAATCGACGGCAGCGGCGCGGTCCGAATCACCGAAGGTGTCGGTTCTCATGGCGGCACATTCTCCCGCGATGGAGATAACTGGGTGCATAGCGCTTCTCTGGTTGACGGCCGAGAGATACTCGCCGTTCGGAATCGCGGCGGCGAACACCTCGTGGACCTGCCGTCGGAGGCTCAGCAGCCGCCGTTCATGCCAAATGTGGAATGGACGCAGGTTCGATTCGAAGGTCGCGAGTTTGAGGCGGTCATTCAGCGGCCGCGAGATTTCAGGCCCGGCCGGAAGTATCCGGTCATCGAGTCCGTCTACGGAGGACCGGGGCATTCCGTCGTTTCGTCGGCGGCTCGAAGCTATTTGCGGAATCAATGGATGGCGGACCAGGGATTCATCGTCGTGCAGTGCGATACACGCGGCACACCCGGGCGCGATCGTGATTGGGAACGAACGATCAAAGGTGATGTGATTGACACGCCGCTACAAGAACACGCCGGGATCGTGACGGAACTCTGCCGGCGCTACGGTGAGATGGATGCCCGCCGCATCGGCATTTACGGATGGTCCTTTGGCGGCTATTTCTCGGCGATGGCCGTGCTCCGACAGCCAAGCGTTTATCATGCAGCAGTCGCGGGTGCGCCGGTGACGGACTGGATCGACTACGACACGCACTACACAGAGCGCTATCTTGGCGTTCCCCCGACCGCCGAAGACCTCTCGGCGGCGAATGGCGCGGAGGCGGCGGAGACGGTCGCCGAGGCGTATCGCCGCTGCGATGCAAACACCTACGCCGAACAGCTCACCCGCCCGCTTCTGCTGATCCACGGAACGACCGATGATAATGTGTACTTCCAGCACACACTGAAACTGCATGATGCGTTATTCCGCGCCGGCCGGCACCACGAGTTGCTCGTCCTGTCGGGCTTCACCCATATGGTGCCGGACCCGATTGTCACCACTCGGCTCAACGAACGCATCGTTCGATTCTTCAAAATGAACCTGTGA
- a CDS encoding NAD-binding protein, producing MPLRHQESWKARLWREWCFYRVAFSHFRIRLWLMLIILSFGAIAFIELEPEKSHTPQEAVYFTWLLIFGEPPEDFPQSGWLQLLFFVIPVLGLTLIIEGIVDFALMLRDRRRNERGWCSMMASAYRNHIVLVGLGRLGYKTYQLLRQLGQRVVVIERQPDNQFLEDVRRDGTPLFIGDARREAILEDANIQAARSILLATTDDLANLEIALDARRANPEVRVVLRMFDQNMADKVRDGFNIHEAMSQSAISAPMFAMSAISPGTVNSFVMGDQLVAAQSWEVKSGGPLCNRTVAGVLDAYSCSVIEVTPGHGRGVRRLFPGPDTMLQDGDTILLQGSLDTLAGLSKLGPNR from the coding sequence GTGCCGCTGCGTCATCAGGAAAGTTGGAAAGCCCGGCTCTGGCGTGAGTGGTGTTTCTACCGAGTCGCGTTTTCTCATTTTCGTATTCGGCTCTGGTTGATGCTCATCATCCTCAGCTTTGGAGCGATCGCATTCATTGAGCTTGAGCCGGAGAAGTCGCACACGCCTCAGGAGGCGGTTTACTTCACCTGGCTGCTGATCTTCGGCGAGCCGCCTGAGGATTTTCCGCAGTCCGGGTGGCTCCAGCTTCTTTTCTTTGTAATTCCGGTCCTGGGATTAACGCTGATCATCGAAGGGATCGTCGATTTCGCGCTGATGCTGCGCGACCGTAGGCGCAATGAGCGAGGATGGTGTTCCATGATGGCGTCGGCCTATCGCAACCATATCGTACTAGTGGGACTGGGACGGCTCGGCTACAAGACCTATCAACTGCTTCGGCAACTGGGGCAGCGCGTGGTCGTCATCGAACGACAGCCCGACAATCAATTCCTTGAAGATGTTCGTCGTGACGGTACGCCGCTATTCATCGGCGATGCGCGACGCGAGGCGATTCTGGAAGACGCGAACATACAGGCCGCGCGGAGCATCCTGCTTGCGACGACCGACGATCTGGCCAATCTCGAAATTGCACTCGATGCACGGCGTGCAAATCCGGAAGTTCGGGTCGTACTGCGCATGTTTGATCAGAATATGGCCGACAAAGTCAGGGATGGATTCAACATACACGAAGCGATGTCCCAGTCGGCGATTTCCGCTCCGATGTTCGCGATGTCTGCGATTTCGCCGGGGACCGTCAACAGTTTCGTGATGGGCGATCAACTCGTCGCAGCGCAGTCGTGGGAGGTCAAATCCGGCGGTCCGCTCTGCAATCGCACCGTCGCTGGCGTGCTCGATGCGTACTCATGCAGTGTAATCGAGGTGACACCTGGCCACGGCCGCGGCGTCCGAAGGCTTTTCCCCGGGCCGGATACGATGCTTCAGGACGGTGATACGATCCTGCTACAGGGTTCCCTTGATACGCTTGCCGGTCTGAGCAAACTGGGCCCTAACAGGTAG
- a CDS encoding RluA family pseudouridine synthase, whose protein sequence is MQELSVSPNPAVPHRIVFRDEHLLVVEKPSGVVTQPGKKHEHDSLLNGLFAQFGNRLQNLGESRDWGLLHRLDKDTSGLVIVALTVPAFENLLDQFKRRLIKKLYWAIVLGSPRPAQGVIQKPIREAVGLRKRAVIDRDGEQAVTAYKVLESGEGVSLIEARPKTGRLHQIRVHMASLGNPVLGDHEYSARLKLPNVRRLCLHAAALSFLHPATSHRQIVESAWPVDLHKTLKRFGLHEPSLPG, encoded by the coding sequence ATGCAGGAACTCAGCGTCTCTCCCAACCCGGCGGTGCCTCACCGAATCGTCTTTCGCGACGAACATCTGCTTGTCGTTGAAAAGCCCTCGGGTGTTGTCACTCAACCCGGGAAAAAACATGAACACGATAGCCTGCTCAATGGACTGTTCGCACAGTTCGGTAACCGTCTTCAAAACCTGGGGGAATCGCGCGATTGGGGATTGCTGCATCGACTGGACAAAGACACTTCAGGGCTGGTCATCGTCGCACTGACCGTCCCGGCCTTCGAAAACCTGCTCGATCAATTCAAGCGAAGGCTAATCAAGAAACTCTATTGGGCAATCGTCCTTGGATCGCCCCGCCCCGCACAGGGTGTCATCCAGAAGCCTATTCGGGAGGCCGTCGGCCTGCGCAAGCGGGCTGTCATCGATCGAGACGGGGAGCAGGCGGTCACGGCTTACAAGGTGCTCGAGTCTGGCGAGGGCGTTTCTCTCATCGAAGCCCGCCCGAAGACCGGGCGCCTTCATCAGATTCGCGTCCACATGGCATCTCTGGGAAATCCCGTCCTGGGTGACCATGAATACAGCGCGCGCCTCAAGCTGCCAAACGTTCGGCGTCTCTGCCTGCATGCCGCCGCCCTGTCATTCCTGCACCCGGCCACTTCGCATCGCCAGATCGTGGAATCAGCGTGGCCGGTTGACCTCCACAAGACCCTTAAGCGGTTTGGACTGCATGAGCCGTCCTTACCGGGCTGA
- a CDS encoding PilZ domain-containing protein, whose amino-acid sequence MHDSLTADETSSTTAHREISAGHDRRTSRRMDMRIPVELRGFGQDRPRILHTCSRNISSTGILVEMEGDAFRMGDPLEIEMMLPPAEGVSSESCRATCSGRVTRVEFIGAADGRPGRTGLGIQFSDRLRLSPVGL is encoded by the coding sequence ATGCACGATTCACTCACGGCGGACGAAACGTCATCGACCACGGCCCATCGCGAGATATCGGCTGGACATGATCGCCGAACTTCCCGGCGCATGGATATGCGAATCCCGGTTGAACTGCGCGGTTTCGGCCAGGATCGGCCGCGCATCCTGCACACCTGTTCGCGGAACATCAGCTCGACGGGGATTCTCGTCGAAATGGAGGGCGACGCCTTTCGCATGGGTGATCCGCTTGAGATTGAAATGATGCTGCCGCCCGCCGAGGGTGTTTCTTCTGAATCCTGCCGCGCTACGTGCAGCGGTCGTGTCACCCGAGTCGAATTCATCGGCGCCGCGGACGGAAGACCCGGCCGCACCGGACTGGGAATTCAATTCTCGGATCGGCTCCGGTTGTCGCCAGTCGGACTGTAG
- the ccsA gene encoding cytochrome c biogenesis protein CcsA translates to MLVRNVAVVLLVNAILASIASAAETPLSASEKAAYLDSRINWSEARLIAVQDAGRYKTLDSFARESMTAMTGREHLPGLSPLASLFEWMFNRSAYLDEPIVRIKDRGVQIHLSAHFPESIRRRIQDKGLMTPRELADRTVQTRLAELEPKNTMVTAMRRVRDAQVIVEALDRLIRIVPSPGGAKDDPWFTPEALRGNLPANLRSAQASGVPGVPESQAVAVMGSWANLWKGWTAADAGKVQESLDDLAGTLPTLAAAGVYPSHSQRAAEASYYSLGKLTWGYWFYLVGAILGVWALVTEWPTPRRISMLLLIVAMLIHAYGISLRWYILGRIPVANMFEAVVGSAWIGIAMALLAEWRYKTRVFLLGAHVTGFLALVLGGYVIPGGGTLTTIMGILDDVMLRIHTVLIIASYALIFLASIIAIVYLFGYYHHISPGGSALVGLITAFGGVAIWLLEGFVFQEGAEHVSGLVKNVTAANYFWWATAASGVLLLWTGRNSGAIWLASMVNLFVLCLTLAIGNSGFAVGMGYSLAGTGSVWALLNWIGIVRRARAGLPVAANAGGLARALGQPILATAAHASTILPGGYVADSHRLRRSDRPVLAGAAPGDEGSASLPDWLHRFDWSHLIILNMVFIMLFVGIILGAVWADYSWGRPWGWDPKEVFALNTWIIYAILMHVRFVAKNRGLWTAWLSVAGCLMMAFNWCFVNFFIVGLHSYA, encoded by the coding sequence ATGCTCGTTCGAAACGTTGCTGTCGTGCTGCTGGTGAATGCGATCTTGGCTTCGATTGCGTCGGCTGCTGAGACGCCGTTGTCCGCATCGGAGAAAGCGGCCTATCTCGATTCACGAATCAACTGGAGCGAAGCCCGTCTGATCGCCGTTCAGGATGCCGGCCGCTACAAGACGCTTGATTCATTCGCTCGTGAATCGATGACGGCGATGACGGGGCGTGAACATCTTCCGGGCCTTAGCCCACTCGCATCCCTGTTCGAATGGATGTTCAATCGTTCGGCCTATCTGGATGAGCCGATTGTGCGCATCAAGGATCGGGGCGTTCAGATCCACTTGTCGGCGCATTTTCCGGAGTCGATCCGGCGGCGCATCCAGGACAAAGGGTTGATGACACCGCGTGAACTGGCGGATCGAACTGTTCAGACGCGCCTTGCGGAACTTGAGCCCAAGAACACGATGGTGACCGCCATGCGTCGCGTTCGGGATGCCCAGGTCATTGTTGAAGCGCTGGATCGATTGATTCGAATTGTACCCTCGCCGGGCGGCGCGAAGGATGATCCGTGGTTTACTCCCGAGGCGCTTCGTGGAAACCTGCCAGCGAATCTTCGATCGGCGCAGGCGTCCGGTGTGCCGGGTGTGCCGGAGTCCCAGGCCGTCGCGGTCATGGGAAGCTGGGCGAATCTCTGGAAGGGCTGGACCGCAGCTGATGCGGGAAAAGTTCAGGAGAGCCTCGACGATCTGGCTGGGACGCTGCCGACACTGGCGGCAGCCGGCGTGTATCCAAGCCATTCTCAGCGAGCGGCCGAAGCAAGTTATTATTCTCTTGGTAAGCTAACGTGGGGGTACTGGTTCTATCTTGTGGGGGCGATTCTTGGCGTCTGGGCGCTGGTGACGGAGTGGCCCACGCCGCGGCGCATCTCGATGCTTCTGCTGATCGTCGCGATGCTGATCCACGCTTACGGCATCAGTCTACGCTGGTACATACTCGGCCGCATTCCAGTGGCCAACATGTTTGAAGCGGTGGTGGGGTCGGCCTGGATCGGCATCGCAATGGCGCTGCTGGCGGAATGGAGGTACAAGACGCGCGTATTTCTGCTGGGCGCACACGTCACGGGTTTTCTCGCGCTCGTGCTGGGTGGGTACGTGATTCCCGGTGGCGGAACGCTCACGACGATCATGGGCATACTGGATGACGTCATGCTGCGCATTCACACGGTGCTGATCATCGCATCATATGCGCTCATATTCCTGGCTTCGATCATCGCCATCGTTTATCTGTTCGGGTATTACCACCACATTTCACCCGGGGGGTCCGCCTTGGTCGGCCTGATCACGGCTTTCGGCGGCGTGGCGATCTGGCTTCTGGAAGGATTCGTATTTCAGGAGGGTGCCGAACACGTCAGCGGGCTGGTTAAGAACGTCACCGCAGCAAATTACTTTTGGTGGGCGACGGCCGCATCCGGTGTGCTGCTCCTCTGGACCGGGCGCAACAGCGGCGCGATCTGGCTCGCTTCAATGGTGAATTTGTTTGTGCTTTGCCTCACGCTGGCGATTGGGAATTCAGGATTTGCGGTCGGAATGGGCTATTCGCTGGCTGGTACCGGATCGGTCTGGGCGCTGCTGAACTGGATCGGCATTGTACGAAGAGCGCGCGCCGGCTTGCCCGTGGCGGCGAATGCTGGTGGACTGGCCCGAGCCCTCGGACAACCGATTCTGGCGACCGCCGCGCATGCTTCGACGATTCTGCCGGGCGGTTACGTCGCGGACTCCCATCGATTGCGACGATCGGATCGGCCGGTGCTGGCGGGGGCCGCCCCAGGTGACGAAGGATCGGCATCGTTGCCGGACTGGCTGCATCGTTTCGATTGGAGTCACCTGATTATTCTCAACATGGTATTTATCATGCTGTTCGTCGGGATCATTCTCGGTGCCGTGTGGGCGGACTATTCCTGGGGGCGTCCGTGGGGATGGGATCCAAAGGAAGTATTCGCCCTGAACACATGGATCATCTACGCCATTCTCATGCACGTTCGATTCGTCGCGAAGAATCGAGGTCTGTGGACCGCGTGGCTGAGTGTTGCAGGATGCCTGATGATGGCGTTCAACTGGTGCTTCGTGAATTTCTTCATCGTCGGGCTGCATAGCTACGCATGA
- a CDS encoding redox-sensing transcriptional repressor Rex, translating into MAPKRGHSKKAQPSRATNAIPLPTVRRLSLYLRQLESLWRADQHTVSSKQLGAALKVTDTQIRKDLAYFGQFGHPGVGYDVAELTTTIRRILGTDRTWNVLLVGAGNLGSALSAYRGFAKKGFRLVAIFDVDPKKIGKPISSNADLIVQPLSDVTKAIRQKDIRLAINAVPAEAAQEVADILVRAGIQGLFNFAPVNLNLASNVAVSTIDLAVQLEQLSFRVGLRQSVGDRILDMSHEI; encoded by the coding sequence ATGGCTCCAAAGCGAGGTCATTCCAAGAAGGCTCAACCGTCTCGGGCCACGAACGCGATTCCGCTTCCGACGGTTCGGCGATTGAGCCTCTACCTGCGTCAGCTTGAAAGCCTTTGGCGAGCGGATCAGCACACCGTCTCCTCGAAACAACTCGGCGCCGCATTGAAAGTCACAGACACGCAAATCCGTAAGGACCTTGCATACTTCGGGCAATTCGGACATCCCGGAGTCGGATACGACGTCGCTGAACTGACGACCACGATCCGGCGGATTCTCGGCACGGACCGAACATGGAACGTGCTGCTGGTCGGTGCTGGGAACCTCGGTTCGGCCTTGTCGGCATATCGTGGTTTTGCAAAGAAGGGCTTCAGGCTCGTGGCGATCTTCGATGTCGATCCGAAGAAAATTGGCAAACCGATTTCTTCGAATGCCGACCTGATCGTCCAGCCTTTGAGTGATGTAACGAAGGCCATTCGTCAGAAGGATATCCGACTCGCGATCAACGCCGTTCCGGCGGAGGCTGCGCAGGAGGTTGCCGACATTCTGGTTCGAGCGGGAATTCAGGGCCTCTTCAATTTTGCGCCGGTGAATCTCAATCTTGCGTCCAACGTTGCCGTCTCGACGATCGATCTCGCTGTCCAACTGGAGCAGTTGTCGTTTCGCGTGGGATTGCGGCAGTCCGTCGGTGATCGAATTCTCGACATGAGTCACGAGATATAG